Proteins from one Clostridium cellulovorans 743B genomic window:
- a CDS encoding zinc-ribbon domain-containing protein, producing MIIFGWGKVTKKIIGSVFQRTCNYCNTTDIWKLYMIRTWFTLFFIPIIPYKTKYVIGCPKCGSYIELTEEQFEKMKSDIVGGVDKPNMNPSEDFLRYQGKNGTQANFLKHMEEHKNKQL from the coding sequence ATGATAATTTTTGGATGGGGTAAAGTAACTAAAAAAATCATAGGATCAGTTTTTCAACGGACTTGTAATTATTGCAATACTACTGATATATGGAAACTATACATGATAAGAACTTGGTTCACATTATTTTTTATTCCTATAATACCATATAAAACAAAATACGTAATTGGGTGTCCAAAATGTGGCAGTTATATAGAACTTACAGAAGAACAATTTGAGAAAATGAAATCTGATATAGTGGGGGGAGTCGATAAGCCTAATATGAATCCTAGTGAGGATTTTCTAAGATATCAAGGTAAAAATGGAACACAAGCTAACTTTTTAAAACATATGGAAGAACATAAAAACAAACAACTTTAG
- a CDS encoding ATP-binding cassette domain-containing protein, translating to MDTVLVTEQLTKYYGNEKVVNNVNMKILPGEIYGLVGKNGAGKTTIMKMVLSMVNTSKGMIKLFDSHSKNNINQHFRIGAMIENPAFYPYFTAKQNLEYYKIVKGLPKEVDVNEVISMVGLSDARDKKFKKFSLGMKQRLGLALALLGNPDLLILDEPINGLDPEGIKEIRDILIKQNKELGTTIFISSHILSELSQLATKYGFIDKGELIEEITAEQLEEKCTHYIEVKVSDAKRTSKVLEEKLKCTTYEIVDDRQIKIFNFNKNSNQINRILLENDIDVYSLEMNGISLEEYFLELIGRE from the coding sequence ATGGATACAGTGTTAGTAACAGAGCAGTTAACAAAATATTACGGAAATGAAAAAGTAGTGAATAATGTTAATATGAAAATTTTGCCTGGAGAGATATATGGTTTAGTTGGAAAAAATGGTGCAGGTAAAACAACAATAATGAAAATGGTATTATCTATGGTAAATACTAGTAAAGGGATGATTAAACTATTTGATAGTCATTCAAAGAACAATATTAATCAGCACTTTAGAATTGGTGCTATGATAGAGAACCCAGCTTTTTATCCGTATTTTACAGCTAAACAAAATCTTGAATATTATAAAATAGTAAAAGGGTTGCCTAAAGAGGTAGATGTTAATGAAGTCATTTCGATGGTTGGGCTTAGTGATGCTAGAGATAAAAAGTTTAAAAAGTTTTCACTAGGAATGAAACAACGTTTAGGATTGGCTTTAGCACTTTTAGGTAATCCAGATTTATTAATTTTAGATGAACCAATAAATGGTCTTGATCCTGAAGGCATTAAGGAAATTAGAGATATATTAATCAAGCAAAATAAAGAACTTGGAACAACTATTTTTATTTCAAGTCATATTTTAAGCGAACTTTCACAATTAGCAACAAAATATGGATTTATTGATAAAGGAGAGTTAATAGAAGAAATAACGGCTGAACAGTTAGAAGAAAAATGTACACACTATATTGAAGTGAAAGTTAGTGATGCTAAAAGAACTTCGAAAGTCTTAGAAGAAAAGTTAAAGTGTACCACATATGAAATTGTTGATGATAGGCAAATAAAGATATTTAATTTTAATAAAAACTCTAATCAGATTAATCGTATATTATTAGAAAATGATATAGATGTATATTCTTTAGAAATGAATGGTATAAGCTTGGAAGAATATTTCCTAGAGTTAATAGGGAGGGAATAA
- a CDS encoding glutathione peroxidase, producing MNIYDFNVKDINGKEVSLSNYRGKVLLIVNTASKCGFTPQYEDLENLYKKFGNDKLEILAFPCNQFGNQEPGDNAAIKNFCQSTYDVTFPMFAKVNVNGDDADPLYKYLTTAKKGLLGGGVKWNFTKFLVDAEGNVVDRFAPTTKPSKIEETIESLIKKA from the coding sequence ATGAATATATATGATTTCAATGTAAAAGATATAAATGGTAAGGAAGTGAGTCTTTCAAATTACAGGGGTAAGGTTTTATTAATTGTTAATACTGCAAGTAAGTGTGGATTTACACCACAATATGAAGACTTAGAGAATTTGTATAAAAAATTCGGAAATGATAAGTTAGAAATTCTTGCTTTCCCATGTAACCAATTTGGTAACCAAGAACCAGGAGATAATGCTGCTATAAAGAATTTTTGTCAAAGCACTTACGATGTAACATTTCCAATGTTCGCAAAAGTAAATGTAAATGGAGATGATGCGGATCCTTTATATAAGTATCTGACAACAGCTAAAAAAGGATTATTAGGTGGGGGCGTAAAATGGAACTTCACAAAGTTCTTGGTAGACGCAGAAGGTAATGTGGTAGATAGATTTGCACCTACTACTAAACCATCAAAAATTGAAGAAACTATTGAAAGTTTAATAAAAAAAGCATAG
- a CDS encoding glutathione peroxidase, whose product MAIYEFKAKTIDGEEISLDRYKGKVVLVVNTASKCGFTPQYEGLEKLYDEYKEQGLEILGFPCNQFAEQEPGDNQEVKNFCQANYGVDFQIFEKTDVRGETAHPLFNYLTNEKPFEGFDMKHPIGETLYNVLKEKMPSYLEGDSVKWNFTKFLVDRNGNVVKRFEPTSEPSEMEEAIKSLL is encoded by the coding sequence ATGGCAATTTATGAGTTTAAAGCTAAAACTATTGATGGAGAGGAAATTTCATTAGATAGATATAAGGGTAAAGTTGTTTTAGTAGTTAATACTGCAAGCAAGTGTGGATTTACGCCACAATATGAAGGCTTAGAAAAATTATATGATGAGTATAAAGAACAAGGATTAGAAATACTTGGATTCCCATGCAATCAATTTGCAGAACAAGAACCAGGGGATAATCAAGAGGTTAAAAATTTCTGCCAAGCAAATTATGGGGTTGATTTTCAAATTTTTGAAAAAACTGATGTAAGAGGAGAAACAGCACATCCACTATTTAATTATTTAACTAATGAAAAGCCATTTGAAGGGTTTGATATGAAGCACCCAATTGGAGAAACTTTATACAACGTACTTAAAGAAAAGATGCCTTCTTATTTAGAAGGGGATTCAGTAAAATGGAATTTTACAAAATTTCTTGTTGATAGAAATGGAAATGTTGTAAAAAGATTTGAACCAACATCAGAACCATCAGAGATGGAAGAAGCTATAAAAAGCTTATTATAG
- a CDS encoding DUF2812 domain-containing protein yields MKQIKNKKIMFRYYLITDDEENFINCMLSKGWKISSIKYGFIYEFEECELGEYICRIAFLFKEDGDSIDKEKNVMLRELLQEQNAEILNTTNRKSVIYALRKSKEGKFEINSDIDSKISEYKIRKKSCEVKSCIAIVFGCVFIANIAWIAFAEFIIALLYQYPAFKLGKVIKDLKSQRMIQE; encoded by the coding sequence GTGAAACAAATTAAAAATAAGAAAATAATGTTTAGATATTATTTAATCACTGATGATGAGGAGAATTTTATTAATTGTATGCTTTCTAAGGGATGGAAAATTAGCTCCATAAAATATGGATTTATTTATGAATTTGAAGAATGCGAGCTTGGTGAATATATATGTAGGATAGCTTTTCTATTTAAAGAAGATGGTGATTCAATTGACAAGGAAAAGAATGTTATGCTTAGAGAATTGCTCCAAGAGCAAAATGCAGAGATACTAAATACAACCAATAGGAAGAGTGTTATTTATGCATTAAGAAAATCAAAGGAAGGTAAGTTTGAAATCAACTCAGACATAGATTCAAAAATTAGTGAATATAAAATTCGAAAAAAAAGTTGTGAAGTAAAATCATGTATTGCTATTGTATTTGGATGTGTGTTTATTGCGAATATAGCATGGATTGCTTTTGCAGAGTTTATTATCGCTCTATTGTATCAGTATCCAGCATTTAAACTTGGAAAGGTAATTAAAGATTTAAAGAGTCAGAGGATGATTCAAGAGTAA
- the trxB gene encoding thioredoxin-disulfide reductase codes for MSKEIKDLDLLIIGGGPAGLTAAIYGARAKLSLLLLENQMVGGQVRSSYTIENYPGFKTIEGGALADLMKEQAVELGAEIDEFDSVVSVNLKDEEKLIETKKYIYRTKTLIISTGATPKKIPVPNESKFSSKGIHYCAVCDGAMYEGSTMAVVGGGNSALEEALFLTKFASKVIMIRRYDYFKGEKATLEELEKNPKVEIMYNWDLVNVEGEKFVNKAIIRNTKTNEEKELELEAVFGYIGTEPKTDLFKEFINLDSSGYVITDDRMTTNIKGVYAAGDVRQKPFRQITTAVSDGTIAALAAEKYIEELSRK; via the coding sequence ATGAGTAAGGAAATTAAAGATTTGGACCTCCTGATTATTGGAGGAGGTCCTGCTGGTTTGACAGCAGCAATTTATGGTGCACGAGCTAAGTTGAGTTTGCTACTTCTAGAAAATCAAATGGTTGGAGGACAGGTTAGGTCAAGCTATACTATAGAAAATTACCCTGGCTTTAAAACCATTGAAGGTGGAGCTTTAGCTGATCTAATGAAGGAACAGGCTGTAGAATTAGGGGCTGAAATAGATGAGTTTGATAGCGTTGTTAGTGTTAATCTTAAAGACGAAGAAAAGCTGATTGAAACTAAGAAGTATATATATAGAACAAAGACTTTAATAATTTCTACTGGAGCAACTCCTAAAAAGATACCTGTGCCAAATGAAAGTAAGTTTTCAAGCAAAGGAATTCATTATTGTGCAGTCTGTGATGGTGCAATGTATGAGGGCTCTACAATGGCTGTAGTTGGCGGAGGAAATTCTGCTTTAGAAGAAGCACTGTTCTTAACTAAGTTTGCTTCTAAGGTAATCATGATAAGAAGATATGATTATTTTAAAGGGGAAAAGGCCACATTAGAAGAACTTGAGAAAAATCCGAAGGTTGAGATAATGTATAATTGGGATTTAGTCAATGTTGAAGGTGAAAAGTTTGTGAACAAGGCTATTATAAGAAATACAAAAACAAATGAGGAAAAGGAATTAGAATTAGAAGCTGTATTTGGCTATATAGGAACAGAACCTAAAACGGACTTATTTAAGGAGTTTATTAATCTAGATAGTAGTGGCTATGTGATAACAGATGACAGAATGACTACTAATATTAAAGGTGTCTATGCTGCTGGGGATGTAAGACAAAAACCTTTTAGGCAAATAACTACTGCTGTATCAGATGGAACTATTGCAGCTTTAGCAGCGGAGAAATATATTGAGGAACTTAGCAGAAAGTAA
- a CDS encoding PLP-dependent aminotransferase family protein produces MKFAKRNDYIEVSEIREILKVTEKPEIISFAGGLPAPELFPVEEIKTVCQEVLRTNSQSALQYSTTEGYVPLREAICKRMKNQGIDTKVEDIMITSGSQQGLDLSGKVFIDKDDVIICESPTYLAAIKAFKTYLPNFKEVPMDESGMIMEELEKVLKETPNAKFIYTIPDFQNPTGRTMSLSRRKKLVDLANKYDIAVIEDNPYGEVRFAGESIPPVKSFDTEGRVIYLSTFSKIFCPGFRIGWMCASETLMKKYVPFKQSTDLHSDIFAQMVTAKYMELFNIDDHIEKIKATYRHRRELMIECIQKEFPDGTKHTLPEGGLFMWVELPKGIKAKEVFQVALEKNVAFVPGDSFFPNGGCENTFRLNYSNMPDERIVEGIRRLGMVLKSFIK; encoded by the coding sequence ATGAAATTTGCTAAAAGAAATGATTACATTGAAGTATCAGAGATAAGAGAAATTTTAAAGGTAACAGAAAAGCCAGAGATAATATCTTTTGCAGGAGGATTGCCTGCTCCAGAGTTATTTCCAGTTGAAGAAATAAAAACAGTTTGTCAAGAAGTGCTCAGAACTAATAGCCAATCTGCACTTCAGTATAGCACTACAGAAGGGTATGTACCTTTAAGAGAAGCGATTTGTAAAAGAATGAAAAACCAAGGTATAGATACAAAAGTTGAAGATATTATGATAACATCAGGATCTCAGCAAGGTCTTGATCTTTCAGGAAAGGTGTTCATAGATAAAGATGATGTAATCATCTGTGAAAGCCCTACATACCTTGCAGCAATTAAGGCATTTAAAACTTATCTTCCAAATTTCAAGGAAGTTCCTATGGATGAATCAGGAATGATTATGGAAGAATTGGAAAAAGTATTAAAGGAAACTCCAAATGCTAAGTTTATATATACAATACCTGATTTCCAAAATCCTACGGGGAGGACTATGAGTCTTAGTAGAAGAAAAAAGTTAGTAGATTTAGCTAATAAATATGATATTGCTGTAATAGAAGATAATCCTTATGGTGAGGTTAGATTTGCTGGTGAAAGCATTCCTCCAGTAAAGAGTTTTGATACAGAGGGAAGGGTTATTTATCTTAGCACTTTTTCAAAGATATTTTGCCCAGGCTTTAGAATTGGATGGATGTGTGCTAGTGAAACTTTAATGAAGAAATATGTTCCATTCAAGCAAAGTACAGATCTTCATTCAGATATATTTGCACAAATGGTAACTGCAAAATATATGGAATTATTCAATATAGATGATCACATAGAAAAAATAAAGGCCACTTATAGACATAGAAGAGAGCTTATGATAGAATGCATCCAAAAAGAATTTCCAGACGGAACAAAGCATACCTTACCAGAAGGTGGATTATTCATGTGGGTTGAATTGCCTAAAGGTATAAAAGCTAAAGAAGTTTTTCAGGTAGCTCTTGAAAAGAACGTAGCTTTTGTACCAGGAGATTCCTTTTTCCCAAATGGTGGTTGTGAAAATACCTTTAGATTAAATTATTCAAATATGCCTGATGAACGAATTGTTGAAGGAATACGACGATTAGGAATGGTTCTCAAAAGTTTTATAAAATAA
- a CDS encoding PadR family transcriptional regulator: protein MNESYGALTESVFYILISLFERSYGYGIMKNVEKISKGRVVLGAGTLYGAIKTLINKGWIAELDQGEVDRRKEYIITELGKEVIKKELERLMELLENGNMVLSGK, encoded by the coding sequence ATGAATGAATCTTATGGAGCGTTAACAGAATCTGTATTTTATATTCTAATTTCACTTTTTGAGAGGTCATACGGCTATGGAATAATGAAAAATGTTGAAAAAATTAGTAAAGGAAGAGTAGTCTTGGGTGCAGGAACTCTTTACGGAGCTATAAAAACATTGATTAACAAAGGTTGGATTGCTGAGTTAGACCAAGGTGAAGTAGATAGAAGAAAAGAATATATTATAACAGAATTAGGAAAAGAAGTAATAAAAAAGGAACTTGAACGATTAATGGAATTACTTGAAAATGGAAATATGGTGTTGTCAGGAAAGTAA
- a CDS encoding glutaredoxin family protein, which translates to MSVTVYTSNTCPWCVKTKEYLASNGVDYKEINVTQDKEAAKEIVEKTGQRGVPIIDIDGQYILGFDKEEIDRLLNL; encoded by the coding sequence ATGAGTGTTACAGTTTATACTTCAAATACATGCCCATGGTGCGTTAAAACAAAGGAATATTTAGCTTCAAACGGGGTTGATTATAAAGAAATTAATGTAACTCAAGATAAGGAAGCAGCAAAAGAAATAGTTGAAAAGACTGGTCAAAGAGGTGTACCAATTATAGATATAGATGGACAATATATCTTAGGTTTTGATAAGGAAGAAATAGATAGGTTATTAAATCTTTAA
- a CDS encoding ABC transporter permease has product MLNYIKGEIYKVIKRPYLFVITFALGIGCLFIGGVLPKLLMAESILNLTRYGILSISNLLVIGINAILLIFLPIFTEDFRNKTFKNLVNVNLSRKQMFLAKYIVQLIMAVIMAIILFLFLGVAIQMLPPGEGYSNSMFIGFFIKLFSTIPCFATGIAIIDLLAILVKKEILICVIYYYGYIQIYAIIMFMLYRSSNTILRVIFMPAQIGNLFYNEFSVSACLLTAITGLVYSTLLVFNLNLMAKKAEIY; this is encoded by the coding sequence ATGTTGAATTACATTAAGGGTGAGATATATAAAGTTATTAAACGACCATATTTATTTGTTATTACATTTGCTTTAGGGATTGGATGCTTATTTATTGGTGGAGTTTTACCGAAACTTTTGATGGCTGAATCTATACTTAATTTAACTAGATATGGAATTCTTAGCATAAGCAATTTATTGGTTATTGGTATTAATGCAATCCTTCTAATTTTCCTTCCTATATTCACAGAAGATTTTAGAAATAAGACTTTTAAGAATTTAGTTAACGTTAATTTAAGTAGAAAGCAAATGTTTTTAGCAAAGTATATAGTTCAGTTAATAATGGCTGTTATAATGGCTATTATATTGTTTTTGTTCTTAGGGGTAGCTATTCAAATGCTTCCTCCAGGAGAAGGTTATTCAAATTCGATGTTTATTGGATTTTTCATAAAACTATTTTCAACCATACCGTGTTTTGCAACAGGAATAGCTATTATCGATTTATTAGCTATTTTAGTAAAAAAAGAAATATTGATATGTGTAATTTATTATTATGGATACATTCAGATATATGCCATAATTATGTTTATGCTATATAGAAGCTCTAATACTATCTTAAGAGTAATCTTTATGCCTGCACAAATAGGAAATCTTTTTTACAATGAATTTAGTGTTTCAGCTTGTCTACTTACAGCTATAACGGGATTAGTATATAGTACACTACTTGTATTTAATTTAAATTTAATGGCTAAGAAAGCAGAAATTTATTAA
- a CDS encoding ABC transporter permease, translating to MKNILKSEIYKLKNSSYYWIINVSIAVVIIFYCVYLRFFNDMDRVILISNSIPSKFNLIINVLMIFSFIYQEEYQYDTLKNSVILTGNKTSIFFGKQIVQSLIVILSYTMVLLLFLLSILVFKKGSDYSFAQVESLVIYFAILIPIILRALAFLNVITILGKNDYVIFAVYLIIVNFSDIFLSLASSVFQKLEFLREYTIQSQVNQIIGMNMNGNEIVKTLVVNLGVFTLYSIMSVILYKRSEV from the coding sequence ATGAAGAATATTTTAAAAAGTGAAATATATAAGTTGAAGAACAGTTCTTATTATTGGATAATAAATGTGAGTATAGCTGTAGTCATTATATTTTATTGTGTGTATCTTAGATTTTTTAATGATATGGATAGGGTAATATTGATCTCAAATAGTATTCCAAGCAAATTTAATTTGATAATTAATGTATTAATGATATTTAGTTTTATATACCAGGAAGAATATCAATATGATACATTAAAAAATTCAGTAATTTTAACAGGTAATAAAACTAGTATATTCTTTGGAAAACAGATAGTGCAAAGTTTAATAGTTATATTATCATACACAATGGTCCTACTACTATTTTTGCTTTCTATATTAGTTTTTAAAAAAGGGAGTGATTATAGCTTTGCGCAAGTTGAAAGCCTAGTTATTTATTTTGCTATACTCATTCCAATAATATTAAGAGCATTAGCTTTCCTTAATGTTATAACTATTTTAGGTAAAAATGATTATGTTATATTTGCAGTGTATTTAATTATTGTGAATTTTAGTGATATATTTTTATCACTTGCTTCAAGTGTATTTCAAAAGCTAGAATTTTTACGTGAGTATACAATTCAATCTCAAGTTAATCAGATAATAGGTATGAATATGAATGGAAATGAAATAGTAAAGACCTTGGTTGTTAATTTGGGAGTGTTTACACTTTATAGTATTATGAGTGTTATTTTATATAAACGTTCTGAAGTGTAA
- a CDS encoding peptidase domain-containing ABC transporter: protein MKKVDIVKQISQTECGVCCCVMIQNYYNVNTSLGQVRKELDVGRDGMSMIQIYEYLTSKGFSCKPFKTNNVLKLSEITLPCIAFFGENHFVVVESIKNQKVIVCNPSIGRKVMSIQEFDKDFSGIILQVLPTDKVEKVSKKENPWHVVIKLLKENKRLLLVAVLYMILAYAIYLGVPMFEQNLIDKVIVLSNLDTVYIFSLILGCLLIGYAIISLLRGFKLLTLNINIANKMEIGTYNKLLRLPYKYFEVRNTGELLYSLICVSSVRELLATYIVNGVIDVGAVIIVSIYMFQKSWLLGIFALVLWILNVVFLFLMQPKLSGVVDEELVQRATAQSLQTEALGSIMSIKMMGLEKQVLNDWKIVYEKVIRKFSRRINIQNIIGAFNSSINLFGPAFIVCSSMVLYFYGLLSIGEIVAFQTISSIFFGIANNICTAYSQFILASSYLERVDEIWSTEEENYNENGIAKDIKGDIEVNDITFRYSKTSPYVIEKINLKIKAGSNVAVVGPSGSGKSTLGKILSGLYDIESGDINYDGISIREYNKNELCKMIGIVPQEVMLFNKSIYHNIVMNNGSIPLNEVREICKLVCIDEEIMSMPMQYNTIISEMGLNLSGGQRQRILLARILISKPKILILDEATSSIDTISEEKISRYLADLGCTRITIAHRLSTIINADCIYVMNKGRIIESGTHNELIENGKVYNELYYSGNTD, encoded by the coding sequence ATGAAAAAGGTCGATATAGTAAAGCAAATATCTCAAACAGAATGTGGGGTATGTTGTTGTGTAATGATTCAAAATTATTATAATGTTAATACTTCATTAGGGCAGGTTAGAAAAGAATTAGATGTTGGCCGAGATGGAATGTCAATGATTCAGATTTATGAGTACTTAACAAGTAAAGGCTTTTCATGCAAACCCTTCAAGACAAATAATGTTCTTAAGCTATCTGAGATTACGTTGCCATGCATTGCTTTTTTTGGTGAAAATCATTTTGTTGTTGTTGAATCAATAAAAAATCAAAAGGTTATTGTCTGCAATCCAAGTATTGGAAGAAAAGTTATGTCAATTCAGGAGTTTGATAAAGATTTTAGTGGAATAATTCTACAAGTGTTACCTACAGATAAAGTTGAAAAAGTTTCAAAGAAAGAAAACCCATGGCATGTAGTTATTAAGTTGTTAAAAGAAAACAAGCGTTTACTCCTTGTAGCAGTATTATATATGATCCTAGCATATGCTATATACTTGGGTGTACCCATGTTTGAACAAAATTTGATAGATAAAGTAATAGTTTTATCTAACCTTGATACAGTCTATATTTTCTCATTAATTTTAGGTTGTTTACTTATTGGCTATGCAATTATTAGCCTTTTGAGAGGATTTAAGTTATTAACTTTAAATATTAATATAGCTAATAAGATGGAGATTGGAACGTATAATAAATTATTACGACTTCCATATAAGTATTTTGAAGTTAGAAATACTGGGGAATTATTGTATAGTTTAATCTGTGTTTCTTCTGTAAGAGAACTATTAGCTACATATATTGTTAATGGAGTAATAGATGTTGGTGCAGTGATAATAGTAAGTATATATATGTTTCAGAAGTCATGGTTATTAGGAATTTTTGCTTTAGTTTTATGGATACTAAACGTAGTTTTTTTATTTTTAATGCAGCCTAAGTTAAGTGGAGTTGTTGATGAAGAATTAGTGCAAAGAGCTACTGCACAATCGTTACAAACAGAAGCTTTAGGATCAATAATGTCTATAAAAATGATGGGGTTAGAAAAACAGGTATTAAATGATTGGAAAATAGTATATGAAAAAGTAATAAGAAAATTTTCAAGGAGAATTAATATTCAAAATATAATTGGTGCATTCAATAGTAGTATTAATTTGTTTGGACCAGCATTCATAGTATGCAGTAGCATGGTTTTATATTTTTATGGATTACTGTCTATTGGTGAAATAGTTGCTTTTCAAACAATATCATCAATTTTTTTTGGAATTGCAAATAATATATGTACTGCATATTCTCAGTTTATTCTTGCTTCTTCATATTTAGAAAGAGTAGATGAAATTTGGTCTACTGAAGAAGAAAATTATAATGAAAATGGTATAGCAAAAGATATTAAAGGAGATATTGAAGTCAATGATATAACTTTCAGATATTCTAAAACTTCTCCATATGTAATTGAGAAGATTAACTTAAAAATTAAAGCTGGTTCAAATGTAGCAGTTGTGGGACCTTCTGGTTCAGGAAAAAGCACACTAGGAAAAATTTTAAGTGGTCTATATGATATTGAAAGTGGAGATATTAATTATGATGGTATCAGCATCAGAGAATATAATAAAAATGAATTGTGTAAAATGATAGGCATTGTACCTCAGGAAGTAATGCTTTTTAATAAATCAATTTATCACAATATTGTAATGAATAATGGAAGTATACCGCTTAATGAAGTAAGAGAAATATGTAAATTGGTATGTATTGATGAAGAAATAATGAGTATGCCAATGCAATATAATACTATAATATCAGAAATGGGATTGAATTTATCTGGTGGACAAAGGCAAAGGATACTGTTGGCACGAATCCTCATCAGTAAACCTAAAATTCTAATTTTAGATGAAGCTACAAGCTCGATAGATACTATAAGTGAAGAAAAAATATCAAGGTATCTAGCTGATTTAGGATGCACTAGAATTACAATTGCACACCGCTTATCAACAATTATAAATGCAGATTGCATCTATGTAATGAATAAGGGAAGAATTATCGAGTCGGGAACGCATAATGAATTAATAGAGAATGGTAAGGTATATAATGAGTTGTACTATTCTGGAAACACAGATTAA
- a CDS encoding MFS transporter yields the protein MSNTSKDSKRNLLSMTLEGTFFFFGIAFFGESTVIPIFVDTFTGSVQLLGLTMTLIMIAKLLPKLLLGPYLSSVKDMSKLLKVTIFIHRPLPFLMIPVLLFVKEPLVIFWSFVIMYCTFWGINGLTAVSWGDVFARTIPGNLRGQIQGNQLFFGGIASLCAGYFIKLILDNDAIPENIKYVMIFAAGGITLVISAIVILPVKDTPRTVKKEDVHVLKYFMTLPKLLNKNDNYKKMTISQVFSRFAELLIPFIIVICKNKLGYSTAEVSTLVVCQVLGSMIGGFLWGKISKRFGNRNVIVTAEIIGLAVAISTLICLLTNTYINTFPIMCGIIIVAGAKTGAWLGYGNYMFDVVGEKNRIDYMTLNTIVLFPLAFCSYLAGLVNDLFGFYPLIIFTIVVASICTYSAVKLETVKH from the coding sequence ATGAGCAATACAAGTAAAGATTCTAAGCGGAATTTATTATCAATGACTTTAGAAGGCACATTTTTCTTCTTTGGTATAGCCTTTTTCGGAGAAAGCACAGTAATACCAATATTTGTTGACACCTTTACAGGAAGTGTACAGCTTTTAGGTCTAACGATGACATTAATAATGATAGCTAAACTTTTACCTAAGCTGTTGCTTGGACCATATCTATCATCAGTTAAGGATATGTCAAAACTTTTGAAGGTCACTATATTTATTCATAGGCCTCTTCCTTTTCTAATGATTCCAGTACTGTTATTTGTAAAAGAGCCGTTAGTAATATTTTGGTCTTTTGTTATAATGTATTGTACTTTCTGGGGAATAAATGGCCTTACTGCAGTATCTTGGGGTGATGTTTTTGCTAGAACTATCCCAGGAAATTTAAGAGGTCAAATTCAAGGAAATCAGTTGTTTTTCGGCGGAATAGCGTCCCTTTGTGCAGGATATTTTATTAAGTTGATATTAGATAATGATGCAATTCCTGAGAATATTAAATATGTAATGATTTTTGCTGCTGGAGGTATAACACTTGTGATATCAGCAATTGTTATTTTGCCAGTTAAAGATACCCCAAGAACAGTGAAAAAAGAGGATGTACATGTTTTAAAGTATTTTATGACATTGCCAAAACTATTAAATAAAAACGATAACTATAAAAAGATGACTATATCTCAGGTTTTTTCAAGGTTTGCAGAACTTTTAATTCCTTTCATTATTGTTATCTGTAAGAATAAACTAGGATATAGTACTGCAGAAGTTTCAACCTTGGTTGTATGTCAAGTGCTTGGATCTATGATTGGAGGATTTTTGTGGGGGAAAATAAGTAAAAGGTTTGGAAATAGAAATGTTATAGTAACTGCTGAAATAATAGGGCTTGCAGTAGCTATATCCACCTTAATCTGTTTACTTACTAATACTTATATCAATACATTCCCTATTATGTGTGGCATTATAATTGTAGCTGGAGCTAAAACTGGTGCTTGGCTTGGGTATGGAAATTATATGTTTGATGTAGTAGGAGAAAAAAATAGGATAGATTATATGACTTTGAATACAATTGTGTTGTTTCCATTAGCATTTTGTAGCTATCTAGCAGGGTTAGTTAACGATTTATTTGGCTTTTATCCATTGATTATATTTACTATAGTTGTAGCAAGTATTTGTACGTACTCCGCTGTGAAATTGGAGACGGTAAAACATTAA